One region of Tachysurus fulvidraco isolate hzauxx_2018 chromosome 9, HZAU_PFXX_2.0, whole genome shotgun sequence genomic DNA includes:
- the rfc5 gene encoding replication factor C subunit 5 isoform X1: MASTSKLQARNLPWVEKYRPQTLDDLISHQDILSTIQKFMNEDRLPHLLFYGPPGTGKTSTILACAKQLYKDKEFNSMVLELNASDDRGIDVVRGPILSFASTRTIFKKGFKLVILDEADAMTQDAQNALRRVIEKFTENTRFCLICNYLSKIIPALQSRCTRFRFGPLSQCQMIPRLEHVIQQESIDITPDGMKAIVTLSTGDMRRSLNILQSTHMAYGKVTEETVYTCTGHPLRSDIANILDWALNKDFTAAYNQILQLKTLKGLALHDILTELHLLVHRVDFPPAIRMALLIKLADIEYRLASGTSEKIQLSSMVAAFQAVRDLVVSDG, translated from the exons atggcATCAACAAGCAAGCTTCAGGCCAGGAATTTGCCATG GGTTGAAAAGTACAGACCACAGACGCTGGATGATTTGATTTCACATCAGGATATTTTGAGTACAA TTCAGAAGTTCATGAATGAAGACCGGCTGCCTCACCTGCTGTTTTACGGGCCTCCAGGAACAGGAAAGACCTCCACCATTTTAGCCTGCGCTAAGCAGCTCTACAAGGATAAAGAGTTCAACTCCATGGTTCTGGAG CTCAACGCTTCAGACGATAGAGGTATAGACGTGGTTCGAGGCCCCATCCTCAGCTTCGCCAGCACCAGGACCATATTcaa gaagggTTTTAAGTTGGTGATTCTGGACGAGGCGGACGCCATGACCCAGGATGCTCAGAACGCTTTAAGGAGAG TGATTGAGAAGTTCACAGAGAACACTCGGTTCTGTCTGATCTGTAACTACCTGTCTAAAATCATCCCTGCTCTGCAGTCTCGATGCACACGGTTCCGTTTCGGGCCTCTGTCCCAGTGCCAGATGATCCCCAGACTCGAGCACGTCATCCAGCAGGAGAG CATCGACATCACTCCAGATGGCATGAAGGCTATTGTGACTCTGTCAACAGGAGACATGAGGCGATCGTTAAACATTCTACAG AGCACTCACATGGCCTATGGGAAGGTGACGGAGGAGACGGTTTACACGTGTACAGGACATCCTCTGCGTTCAGACATCGCCAATATATTGGACTGGGCCTTGAATAAAGACTTCACCGCTGCATATAACC AAATCCTGCAGCTGAAGACGCTGAAAGGTTTAGCGCTGCACGACATTCTGACCGAGCTGCATCTCCTCGTACACAGAG TGGATTTTCCTCCAGCCATTCGGATGGCTTTGCTGATTAAGCTTGCAGACATCGA gtaTCGCCTGGCTTCTGGAACCAGTGAGAAGATTCAGCTGAGTTCAATGGTGGCTGCTTTCCAGGCAGTTAGAGATCTAGTCGTCAGTGATGGATAG
- the rfc5 gene encoding replication factor C subunit 5 isoform X2: MNEDRLPHLLFYGPPGTGKTSTILACAKQLYKDKEFNSMVLELNASDDRGIDVVRGPILSFASTRTIFKKGFKLVILDEADAMTQDAQNALRRVIEKFTENTRFCLICNYLSKIIPALQSRCTRFRFGPLSQCQMIPRLEHVIQQESIDITPDGMKAIVTLSTGDMRRSLNILQSTHMAYGKVTEETVYTCTGHPLRSDIANILDWALNKDFTAAYNQILQLKTLKGLALHDILTELHLLVHRVDFPPAIRMALLIKLADIEYRLASGTSEKIQLSSMVAAFQAVRDLVVSDG, from the exons ATGAATGAAGACCGGCTGCCTCACCTGCTGTTTTACGGGCCTCCAGGAACAGGAAAGACCTCCACCATTTTAGCCTGCGCTAAGCAGCTCTACAAGGATAAAGAGTTCAACTCCATGGTTCTGGAG CTCAACGCTTCAGACGATAGAGGTATAGACGTGGTTCGAGGCCCCATCCTCAGCTTCGCCAGCACCAGGACCATATTcaa gaagggTTTTAAGTTGGTGATTCTGGACGAGGCGGACGCCATGACCCAGGATGCTCAGAACGCTTTAAGGAGAG TGATTGAGAAGTTCACAGAGAACACTCGGTTCTGTCTGATCTGTAACTACCTGTCTAAAATCATCCCTGCTCTGCAGTCTCGATGCACACGGTTCCGTTTCGGGCCTCTGTCCCAGTGCCAGATGATCCCCAGACTCGAGCACGTCATCCAGCAGGAGAG CATCGACATCACTCCAGATGGCATGAAGGCTATTGTGACTCTGTCAACAGGAGACATGAGGCGATCGTTAAACATTCTACAG AGCACTCACATGGCCTATGGGAAGGTGACGGAGGAGACGGTTTACACGTGTACAGGACATCCTCTGCGTTCAGACATCGCCAATATATTGGACTGGGCCTTGAATAAAGACTTCACCGCTGCATATAACC AAATCCTGCAGCTGAAGACGCTGAAAGGTTTAGCGCTGCACGACATTCTGACCGAGCTGCATCTCCTCGTACACAGAG TGGATTTTCCTCCAGCCATTCGGATGGCTTTGCTGATTAAGCTTGCAGACATCGA gtaTCGCCTGGCTTCTGGAACCAGTGAGAAGATTCAGCTGAGTTCAATGGTGGCTGCTTTCCAGGCAGTTAGAGATCTAGTCGTCAGTGATGGATAG
- the wsb2 gene encoding WD repeat and SOCS box-containing protein 2 isoform X3 — protein sequence MTWSHTPNSYTEEKLLDCGDIVWGMAFGPRISNREKLKKLPVKGQELLLATGLTNGTIKVWVVSTGELLFNLTGHRSVVRDLVFTPNGSLTLVSASRDKTLRVWDLAEKGQPSRVLTGPNFWLFKCSVSPDSSLIASVCNLDTKVYLWSLRSFTFVRNLKYKHQRSMVSCDFSADGALLAVGSYQALTGWWLDLWDPYTADHLIKVEDCDRCEPRNENLLMALTFSPTFPHLAFKDYMALRIWDMEQDKLVLVSDHNRVSGLCCAFHPRGSVIATGCREGHVKFWKVPCQVSSLRHLCRTALRFSVSTYQVQALPIPKKILDFLTYRDIPKKRILCCSEHHR from the exons ATGACTTGGAG tCATACTCCAAACTCTTACACTGAAGAAAAACTGCTGGACTGCGGAGACATCGTGTGGGGCATGGCGTTCGGCCCGCGCATCTCAAATCGGGAGAAATTGAAAAAACTGCCTGTAAAAGGCCAAGAACTGCTGCTAGCAACAGGCCTCACTAACGGGACAATCAAGGTGTGGGTCGTCTCCACCG GAGAATTACTGTTCAATCTGACAGGCCACCGGTCAGTCGTAAGAGATTTGGTCTTCACTCCAAATGGGAGCCTCACTCTCGTGTCAGCTTCCAGGGATAAAACTTTAAGAGTATGGGACTTGGCAGAGAAAG GTCAACCATCCCGTGTGCTCACAGGTCCAAACTTCTGGTTGTTCAAATGTTCTGTGTCTCCAGATAGCAGTCTGATCGCTTCAGTCTGTAACCTCGACACA AAAGTTTATCTTTGGAGTCTTCGATCCTTCACTTTTGTCAGGAACCTGAAATACAAACACCAGCGCTCCATGGTGTCCTGCGACTTCTCTGCCGACGGAGCGCTGCTCGCGGTTGGGTCTTATCAAGCTCTGACAGGATGGTGGCTGGACCTGTGGGATCCCTACACCGCAGATCACCTGATTAAagtgga GGACTGCGATCGGTGTGAGCCCAGAAATGAAAATCTGCTGATGGCTTTGACTTTTTCTCCTACATTCCCTCATCTGGCTTTTAAAGACTACAT GGCGTTACGTATCTGGGACATGGAACAAGACAAACTGGTCTTGGTGTCAGATCATAACCGAGTTAGCGGCCTGTGCTGTGCCTTCCACCCACGAGGCAGCGTCATCGCTACGGG gTGTCGAGAAGGACATGTAAAGTTTTGGAAAGTTCCTTGTCAGGTTTCCAGCCTGCGCCATTTGTGCCGCACTGCGCTCAGGTTCTCGGTGTCCACCTACCAGGTGCAGGCTTTACCGATCCCCAAGaagatcctggacttcctgacgtACCGAGACATTCCTAAGAAAAGAATTCTGTGCTGCAGTGAACATCATAGATGA